The genomic region tcATTATGATTCGAAAGATCTCAAGGTCTGGTTAGTGCTTTTGGCTTCAAATTtgttatctttataaatttttggtgaaCTTAAGTGGGTTTCTGTTTTTTCACTTGATTGGCTTAATCTTTTGAGTGATCCCAAAATGTAGAAAATTTGTGGTTTTCTTACGAACTGAATcccatttttattaatttgtgggTTTAATGGGTTTTTTTGGTGGGCCTGTATGAACAGATTGACTTTAGGTTATGgttctttttttatctttttaacataaaatcacatttattcAGACTGGTTTTGCTTTTTGGTAACTTGAAGTTCTTGTTTAGGTGAGTTGGAGCTTTGGAGAAATGCAGTTTTGACATTTTGGCGTCACATTTTAGTAAATTAGACTGGGTTTTTTTCTCCAGTGTGATTGTCGTTTTCTCTAAAGGTTCTCATGAAGGGAAATAtgattttgtgtgtgtgtgttaaTAGTTTCTATTTCACCTTCTTAccttagggtttagggttcaaCTTTAGTACTTTCATGTAGGCTTTTGGTGGTTTGTTAAGTAACTTTGTTTAGGAGTGATTTTGAGGTCTGCAATCTGTTTTCTTTCTAGTTCAGAACTTgtaattacaaaattcaatCTGTTTTATTACCTAGGGGATACAATCCTGTTTTCCGATTTGTGTGTTTAAAGGTGATTTAGTGCTCTTCAGTCTGATTTTTTTCTGCTTCATATTTGTTCGTTTGATGTATGCTTTGCATTTCTTACCGATATTTTTCTGAAGcagaattattttgattttataagttAACACACCTAGCTTATGTTAAAGTTTGGATTTGATGTTCTCAAATCAACATGATCCTATGAATCCTGAAGGAACTAAAtaaatgatttctttctttttttatttcgataAATGTCTGTTTTTCAACGTGTTTGTTTCAACTTTCTATATTTAATGTGAATGAGATTATGAGGCATCTATAAAAGCATATCCATACTGGCATGCAATGCTGGTTATAGGTCAGTCAGAATTACTTTCCCTTTGTATCTTTCTAGGGCACCACATTGAGTCACTGAGGTATTCCCTTTTGGTTACAATGTAAATCTTTTTATCACCATGAACAGATAAATGACATACTTTAGATGAAAAGATAAATGATATGATAGTTGGTTGTTGGTTTAAgcatcatttaaaattttgaattttcccTGTCCACCATTCTTACATTATCTATTTCTGCTTGTCTTCTTATAGACCCGCTTGACAATATGTGAAGGGCATGATGGGACTGAGACATCCAATGGAGATGTACTAATATTTCCAGACATGATTAGATACAGGTCTATTGCTGCTCCATTGAGGTTTCCTTAGATGTTTCACCTTTACTTTCAAGCTTAATACTGATCACTGTTTTAGCTAAGGATGCAGGAGATTGACCCATTTTGATGTTGACACTTTTGTTGAAGAAGTACTTGTAAAGAATGGTGAGTGGCTGCCTGGAACTCCTGAAAAACTAGAAGGgtcatttgtttttgtttgttctcATGGATCCCGAGATCGGCGTTGTGGAGTTTGTGGACCTCCACTGGTTAGCAGATTCAAAGAAGAGATAGTATTGTATGGTCTTCAAGGTAGAGTGTCTGTTAGCCCATGCTCACACATTGGGGGTCATAAGTATGCAGGAAATGTTATTATATTTGGATCAAATTTCAACGGAGAAGTCACTGGACATTGGTAGGAGTGATCTCTCTTCCACTGGCTATTTTGTTGAATCTCcctttatttgttaatttagtttctttttcttcatgtAACTCTTCTACTGGATTGATAACTGAacctcctttttatttttttaaattcatatatattttgtgCAGGTATGGGTATGTTACCCCTGATGATGTACCTACACTGCTAGAGTGGCATATTGGGAAGGGAGAAATTATAGATGCGTTGTGGAGGTAACTTTTTTGGCATCAGCTTGCTTTGTTATTATCAATCCTTCGTTCGATGTCGGTTTCATGTGTAGAATATAATATAAGAGGATTAAGAATGCAATATGCCAAAACTTTAGTATTTAAGGTGGGGCAAGTGTGAAATAGAAGTTGCAGCGAGTAATTTGACTCAAAACAGAATATGAGCATGTAAAATGATGCCGGGAAGATGCTCAAAATCTTCACCTTATATTGCTCTGTAGTGAACAGTGGGAGCTACGGTAGTACCTTGAATGTTTTCTTACAGAACAAGAAATGTTCAGAGTATAGACACGATTTGACACATTTACCATGTATAATAGGGGATTTAAATGCTTATTTCAGGGGTCAGATGGGTTTATCTGAAGAAGAACAGAAGAAGTTTCAAGAACTAAGGCGCCTAGCAAATGGTGAAACTACCAAAGAGGCAACACAAAGACAAATGGATGAGATGAACATAACTGCCTGTCAATCTCAAGACAATCTCGCAAGCTGTTGCCAAAGAAACAGCAGTTCTTGTTGCCATGACCCTCCAAAGTCGGATATTACAGATGAGGGGGTAGCAAAGCTGACacccgaaaagaaaaaaagtggcAAGAAGCTTATTTCGAGGATAAATAGCGGAAAAGGTGCCAGTGTACGCAAGGTTTGTGCCAAACCAACTTGGTTCGAGAGCTGGGAACGTGAAGATACATATGCTGCTCTTGCTGTTGTTTGTGCTGCTGCATCAATTGCTGTTGCTTATAGCTGCTATAAACAGCTAAGTTAGAAGTGTGATATGATGTTGACATTGCTTATACTAAGCTGATGGTAAAATGAAGTCTCTCACACCCCTTTTGAGTACTTTTGCTATTTTTCTGCAAGAATTTTGTTTGGCATTGGCCATATTCCAATTATCATCTTCCCCAGTTAATGAATGAGGAGTTAGAAATGTTGACGTTAAAGCTAAACAAGTTATTAACTGATGTGAAGTAGCAATTGCCATTAATGCATATTATCATCAACCAACCATCAATCTTAAGATAACTATTCAAGAAAGCTGCATGTAGTAGAACTGGGAAGGTCTTGTTTCATACAGAGTCtcgtttaaaaagaaaaggcatGCGCAATTATCCACAACAAGGTGGTATACCAAATTACACCGGATCAGTTGTCTACCAAGTCTGCATCGAGCTGATGCAAGAAAGCTCTGCTATAACATTTGAAGATCGAAATACAAGGCCTCTCATTCTACAGTTGTTAATCAGTCTCGGTTCTTTGTAACATATTGACAACAGCTATGTAATCGGTATTATCTAAAATCTAAACACCATTCACTTTAAGGCCATTTAATGACTTGCACAGGCCATTCTGGTCTGCAAGCTTGTGCAACTCAGATTCAATTGTCAATGCAATTGCGGTATCATCTGGATCTGGCTCAGGAAATTCTACATGTACTGACCCATGTTTGATCGGCGAATTGGTCTCTTTATGTGTAGCTTGATGCTTTATGTAAGTGTAAAGCTGTTGATGGTAGGTGTGATCCAACGAGAAACAATTATCTGCAGTTCCATTGCTGCTGTGACGGGTTGATCCAGAACCTTCTTTTCTACAAAAATGTGGAAGGGATGAATAATCCATTATCTGCATAGTTGGAATGAACATGTCAAAAGTCTGGAAATAATCGTAACAAAGCTGGATCAAGCAGTAAATCAAAATCATGTCAAAGCGAGCAAAACCTTATTCACTAAAATTTATCAGTATGTAAAGAAATGATAGCAAAGGAGCAAAATGCCTTAAGACACAATCACACAAGAACCAAGTGAATGATGAACGCCTCATTTTTTGAATTATCCATATAGATTAAAATTCAATGAAGCTATGTTTTCATACATCAGAATAAAACAATACATAAAACCATGACAAgttggttttgaaaaaaattaaaggactGATTATCTAAAGGTAGTTGAAAGCAAACTAAAGGCTTACTACAATCCTCTTCACATTACCAGATCATAACATTAACTCGCAAGTCGGTAATGATTTTAACATAGGTGCAAAGACAAGAAGTATTTCTGACATTTGAAACAGACAACATGCTAAATAGAGTTTTCAAACTAGGACGGAAGGGTTTTCTTACTTTCAGCAACTCATCCTTTCCAGAACCTTGAAGCACCTGAATTTTCCTCTTTGTCCTTTCTTGCAAGAGAGGTTTTACAGCCTGCCAATAATTGCAGAAAAGCattagccttttttttttttgggggggggggggtgggGGCGGCATAAATTAACTGAGAGAAGAGaactaagaaacataaaataagaaaaaaccTTCCAACATGCCGAAAATATATATGGTGCATTGACAATATAATACGTCTGTGTCTTCTCAGGATAATTCAAGTCATCGATTGTTGATATAGTGGTCAGTATCTGCATTAGCACATAGCACAGGAGACTGATCAGCATTAGGAAGACGAGGGTTAGCACAGTAATGAgcagaaaattttcttttccattgaTTCACTTTTTTGGATGCTTTCCTGTGAAGAAAATGAGAACTCTAACATCATGCCAAAAAGTAATTAAACAGAGAGTAAGAGAGAAggttatatgaaattaaaacataccTTTATTTGATTCAATGCTGAAAGCTTCAAGCCAGTCATATCCAAAACCTTCAGACAAGTGCTGATATGCCGTCCATACTTCTCAGTGGCAGTAGGCTATAACAAAAGCAACTGTTAGCAAGCAATTGTACAAGTGAAACAACATCAAAGTAGCAGCGTCATACCCACCAATACTACACGGTCTCGGTATTCATTCATTTGAATGTGCGACTGTACATAGTAATTCACCTGCAACACAGAATGACAGATTTAAGGGTTATAGAAATAACCCAACAGTGCATGCTGAAGCACATGCTCGTACTAAAAGATGCCTTCCACCCAACAATTTTCCCTTTCTAACACATTAAGTATCCAAATCCTACtagtattattaattaaacatgtCCGCAAGAAGGAGAAAGTGTtaatgaaagagaaaaaagaatgCAGTTATGGTCAATCTCCAGGAGAAAATGGTGCCAATTTCCAAGTGACTTGTGCCCTCAATTAAGCTCTTGTATttgtgcatttaaacataaaacaCAACTTACTTTGCCCTAATAGATTATACTGGACACAAGTTAACTTTTTGCAGAAAAACATATGGGTACTTAAAAGCTCAATAGTGTGCCTTCGGATGATTTCTTTCAACAACCGTTTCAAATATCAAACCAGACTCCAAAGGCTGCAATGCCAAATTTAGAAATACAATGAGATATGATGTCCTTACAGATGCTTTGTCATATGTGCTGAGCCCAACACCAATAGCAATGACAGGAAGACCCTGGAAATGTAAGAAGGAATGAGGCAGTTAATCACCAAGGAAGCTCTTTCGAATGTAACAAAAGTTTTCCTCCCAAAGAAAGTGatatataataacaatatattcTACATATTGTCACATCAAAACAAATGAGTTACTAAAACCAGTTGCAGGACAATCACAATACATATGAATATGAAGATATACGCCAATGGAATAAGTAAATACCTCTTTTGAGTAACCCGACAATCCTACAAGCTGAGAATCTCGAACTGCTCTATATAAGTCAGTGGGGATAATTGGTTTCTACataatgaaaaagtaaaatgagttATCTCATGAATCAACAATTACCAGAACAAACTTTATCAGCTACCGCTGAAGTTATTTTTAGCAGCTGAGTCAACCACACAAGTCAGTATGATCTCTATAAGTGTATATACACATGGTTTTGCAATATCATAAATCGAAAGATATAAGAAATCAATTAGGGTTCAAAGGAAAAACTCACCGCTAATATGTTGTCAATCTCATTCTGAATTCTCCATTGTAAGCAGTCAATTAACTGCACCAGGGAACAAATTACGATTtaataaacagaaaaaaaatgGTATACTTGATGCACAACATTTAATTATAGCCTAAGTGCACCAGGTGAATCTCACCATTTTATGGGCTTTCTGAACATTCCAATCTCTCGCTTTGAGAAACCGCACTAAAGCTTCAGTTGGATACCCTTGGTGCATGTTCTGCAGACCGGGATAACCAACGTTAAATAGAACCTCAGCTGATCATAGTACAAACCAGAAATGTAAAAGGCTGTATTCATCTATCCTATCCACATGTCAGGTGTAGATCATTGTAAAGATTTTAATTCCTTCAGGACACCTCAAATGTCAATAAAAAGTAGAGGCACTGGGACAGAAACTCGTGAGTAATTTATTTATCTACACACCACACTTAGCCTTAGATACTTTATGACGTTGCTAAAATCTAGATATCCAACTTGTATAGTTATATCTGTAGATACTTGATTTTGGCAActaatatttttgtttctcCTTAGgtataaataaacttattttgcAGGAACTTGCATAGGTAACCTGGAAAAAGTAATctacaaatattttaagaataacATCATGTTTCAGTAACTAATCAAAAAGGTCATGCCAGAAGCTAGTAGTAACTGAGTTTTGAGTAACTCTTTGCCAAGGTACACGACTAAGTAACTACACCCCAGAAACTAGTTAAATACTGAGAAGGAGACCAAGTTCTACACAGAAGCAACTACAACTTCacagaacaaaaaaaaaagaagaagactaTAATTGAGATAAATCAAGCAAGAGATAGATCAGGATCAACTCAGAAAAGAAACagttaaatatgaaatttcatGACACCAAGCAATCAGGTAAAGTCCTAAGCAAAAGTTCTAGTAACTAAAAGAAACTTGCCTAATTGTTACTACAAAAGAAAATCTAATctgtattttctattttctcttcaGCTCATTACCTCACCAcccaattatttaaataaaaagaagaagaagaagactaACCTGAAATGTGCTCTTCATTCGCTCATCAACTGTTGGCCAAAGTTTcccaaaaagaaatatgttagtGATTTACAgaccaaaacaaaagaaacccaaGAACACAGAAATGGTTTTTTCCGCCCTTTAATCTCACCAGTTTCCATCAAGGAAAGAAATTGCTTAATAGCTTCTTGATGAGCATTGCTCATTTTCTCTTTCTGCTTTTTCCTTTCTCACgaacaagaagagaaaaaagaagatagTAAAGAACAAAACTTtgataacaaaaattaaaacttaaactaaaaacaaagcTGTAGTGCTACTCAGTTCGCATTGTTGCTCTCTTTCTAGCtgaagtttaaatatttaagcTTAAGAATCACAAAAAGAGATGCAAGTAAATAAAAGAGCAAACtttttttagaaagaaataataaaaagaataaaaaccgAAACTATTGAAATCTGGGTtccttacttttttttctttttttcgtacGCAGCTGCTTTAAAAGatattattaaagaaaaatatccTTAGCTTTTTATGAAGTGAACggttaaaaatgtaaagaaaaattattcttataaatatGAAGTATTTATGCCTTTGATAGTAAAAGTAAGGTCAATTAAggctttaatttaaaaaatacaaaaaacaaaaataaaaacaaaacaatagaATTGATGGGTACTTGTCTTAGACCTTGGCACATCTAAAGGGGCATGCGTCCCCATACCACTTGTTTCTAGTTTTACTTTGGATTAATGGCTGACCCTTTGCCTCAACAATAGGTGAtagatttcttttttaattatcaacaataataataaaaaatcatgatCTTTTTGTATGAAGTCGGtctttttttattacaatatttgACATGT from Gossypium raimondii isolate GPD5lz chromosome 1, ASM2569854v1, whole genome shotgun sequence harbors:
- the LOC105782117 gene encoding uncharacterized protein LOC105782117; protein product: MMSSSREREESLTFPTNPSSTSSPITVSDHLDRYLQDPSSHIGSASGSYSNEGLLAAETASPSNSDVEFGFSRPDFRQQSPISGTVQFYQRHVFLCYKSPSVWPPRIEAAEFDRLPRLLSAAVLARKADMIKETRLTICEGHDGTETSNGDVLIFPDMIRYRRLTHFDVDTFVEEVLVKNGEWLPGTPEKLEGSFVFVCSHGSRDRRCGVCGPPLVSRFKEEIVLYGLQGRVSVSPCSHIGGHKYAGNVIIFGSNFNGEVTGHWYGYVTPDDVPTLLEWHIGKGEIIDALWRGQMGLSEEEQKKFQELRRLANGETTKEATQRQMDEMNITACQSQDNLASCCQRNSSSCCHDPPKSDITDEGVAKLTPEKKKSGKKLISRINSGKGASVRKVCAKPTWFESWEREDTYAALAVVCAAASIAVAYSCYKQLS
- the LOC105782124 gene encoding SEC14 cytosolic factor, which produces MSNAHQEAIKQFLSLMETVDERMKSTFQNMHQGYPTEALVRFLKARDWNVQKAHKMLIDCLQWRIQNEIDNILAKPIIPTDLYRAVRDSQLVGLSGYSKEGLPVIAIGVGLSTYDKASVNYYVQSHIQMNEYRDRVVLPTATEKYGRHISTCLKVLDMTGLKLSALNQIKILTTISTIDDLNYPEKTQTYYIVNAPYIFSACWKAVKPLLQERTKRKIQVLQGSGKDELLKIMDYSSLPHFCRKEGSGSTRHSSNGTADNCFSLDHTYHQQLYTYIKHQATHKETNSPIKHGSVHVEFPEPDPDDTAIALTIESELHKLADQNGLCKSLNGLKVNGV